The following is a genomic window from Actinomadura sp. WMMB 499.
ACGCGACAGGGCCAGCATGGAGTCGAACCCGTCCTCCTTGGCCTTGCGCAGACTTTCCGCCTGCCCCCACAGCATGAGGCCGCTCGCCGTGATCAGCGCGAGCGTGCCGACGGTCGCCAGCGCCACCCCAACGTTCAGCAGCCGCCGGAACCGGACGGCGAGGAACACCTGGAGGGCGACCAGCGCCGCCACCAGCAGGACGCCCACCGCGATCACCCAGACGAGTCCGGTGCGGACCGCCGACCGCTGATCCTCGTACGTGCCGCGGACGAGCGCGCCGTTGTCCAGCGTGAGGTTGTAGGCCTTCGGCAGCAGGTTCAGCTTCATCAGGTCGGTCGCGTCCCGGTAGAGGTCCAGAACCTCCTGCGGCGGCGGGCCGGCCTGGTGCTGCGTCCGCCGCTCCAGCTGCAGCGCCTGCCCGGCGAGCCGCTCGTAGCGGGCGAGGGCGTCCAGCAGCGCCCGGGCGGTGTCCTCCTCGGTCGGGTCGTCGGCCAGCCTGGCGGCCTCGAAGAGCGCCTCGCCCGCGCGCAGCCGGTTCATGTCGTACAGCTCCAGCGCCTCGGCCCGCACCGCGGGCTCGGAGTCGCCCGCGAGCAGGGCGTTGGCGAGCTGCGCGTCCATGTCGGTGAGCTGCGAGTACAGGTCGCCGGTCGCGACGACCTGGGGGCCCGCGTCGTGCCCGATCACCCGCATCCCCTCGCGGGCCTGCGCGATCGTGCCGGCGGTGACCCCGAGCAGCGCCAGCAGGATGAGGACGGCCAGGGCCGACAGCCACCGGACGCGGGACGCGGCGGTGCGCGGCAGCAGCCGTCGCGGGCCGGTCGGCGCCGGGACGGCCGCCGACAGCAGGCGGCGCGCGGACGCCGGGTGCGCGGGCGGCTCCGCGCGGGCGGGGAGGTTCGACGCGCCCGCGCCGTCCGGTGCGTTCGCCCGGTCCGGTGCGCCCCGGCCCGGTGGCGCGTTCGTCCGTCCAGGGGATGTCATGACGTCGTACCTCGGGTCAGTGTGATGGTGGTCCAGGCGCCCACGTGGATCCGGTCTCCCTCGGCCAGCGGAACCTCCGTGTTGAGCGGGATCGGGTCCATCGACCCGTTCATGTACGTGCGGTTGGTGGAGCCGGGGTCGACGAGCGTCCAGGAGCCGTCCGACTTGCCCAGCAGCACCGCGTGGACCTTGGAGACGCCCGGGTCCTCGGGCGGCTCCCGCAGATCGATCTCGGGCGGCGTGGGCTGCGTGGAACTGCGCCGCCCGATGCGGACCTGCTCGGCCGACAGCGGGATCCGGCGCCGCGGCGCGTACGGCGGGAACACCAGGGAGCCCGAGTCGGGCCCCTCCTCGGCGAGGACGGCGTTGAAGTACTCGCGGTCGGCCTCGACGACGGCCGTCCACTCGGCCTGCGAAGGCACCCCGGACGACGGCAGCGGCGCGGACGGCGCGGACGGCGTGGACGGCGCGGACGGCGTGGACGGCGTGGACGGCGCGGACGGCGTGGACGGCGTGGGCGGTGCGGGGTCCGGGCCGCCGGGTGGACGCTCCAGCTCGCCGGTGGGGCGCCCGCCTCCCGCGACGAAGTCGTAGCCGCAGCCCTCGCAGAACCGGTCGGTGCCCGGCAGGCCGCAGTCGGGGCAGGGCGTGCCGCCGTTCGGCCCCGCCGCCGCGGACGGGCCCGGCGTGCCCGGCGCGCCCGGCCCGTCCGGGGTGCCGGACGCGCCCGCGCCCGGCACCCCGGACGGTGCGGCGCCGATGGCCGAACCGCACAGGTCGCAGAAGTCCGCCGACCGCGAGGTGTGGCCGCTCGGGCAGATCGCCATGCTCAGCCCTTCTGCCCGCGGTTGTTGACGGTCTCGTCCTTCCGGGTCCGGACGGTCTTGGTGGAGCGGGTGTTGAGCTCCATCTCGTCGCCCTTGTCGACGTCTTTCTTCAGCCTGACGGTGCCGGTGGCGGGGTCGATGACGTCCACGACCTTGCGCAGCAGCGAGGTGATCTCCTCGTTGCCGGCCTCGTCGGCGAGGACGACCGCCCGGCCGAGCCGCGCCGTCGCGGTGTCCTCGTCGCCGCGGTCGCGGGCCTCGAGCCCCTGCTGGATCTCGGCGGCCAGCTCGGCCTGGCCGGTGTAGTGCGCGACCCGGTCGTTGATCCGGGTGGAGCGGGCCTCGTCGTCGGTCCACTCGGCGAGGACGTTGCCGGTCGCGAGGACCCGCGCCTCCTCGCCCGGTGCCCCGGGCACGACGAGCTTGACCCACACCGCGCGCAGCACCTTGCCGACCTCGCCGGGCGGCAGCTCCACGCACACGTGGTAGTCGCGGCTCTCTTCGCCCCACGCGCCCAGCGGGTAGTCGCCGGCCTGCGGCGGCACCTCGACGCGGCGCCCGGTCAGGTCCTCCACGGTCGGCAGGACCTGCTTGACGAACTTCAACTTCGCCGTCTGCGGAGTCTGCAGGCGCAGCGCCACGTCCGCGACCGACTTGCCCATCGCCGCCTCCGTCATCGCCTGGAAGTCGGCGACGAGCCCGGCCGGGTCGCGGACGATGTCGACGCCGCCCAGCAGCGCCGACGCGACCTTGCGCAGCTCCGCGACCTCCCAGTCGGTGCCGACGCCGCGGCAGTCGCAGATGAACCGGCCCTCGCAGCGG
Proteins encoded in this region:
- a CDS encoding FHA domain-containing protein, yielding MAICPSGHTSRSADFCDLCGSAIGAAPSGVPGAGASGTPDGPGAPGTPGPSAAAGPNGGTPCPDCGLPGTDRFCEGCGYDFVAGGGRPTGELERPPGGPDPAPPTPSTPSAPSTPSTPSAPSTPSAPSAPLPSSGVPSQAEWTAVVEADREYFNAVLAEEGPDSGSLVFPPYAPRRRIPLSAEQVRIGRRSSTQPTPPEIDLREPPEDPGVSKVHAVLLGKSDGSWTLVDPGSTNRTYMNGSMDPIPLNTEVPLAEGDRIHVGAWTTITLTRGTTS
- a CDS encoding VWA domain-containing protein: MSEQPQFTVKVDQNQYLPEGGREVHAIVSVEASGADAAGGAAPAAGPATRASEVIIIDTSGSMSYPETKLRAAVEAAQVAVDTLRDGVEFAVVSGSNVASMVFPARQELVPANDENRRLAKEALGRLRASGGTAIGSWLRQADVLFGDREGIRHAILLTDGKNQHETPEQLDAVLFRCEGRFICDCRGVGTDWEVAELRKVASALLGGVDIVRDPAGLVADFQAMTEAAMGKSVADVALRLQTPQTAKLKFVKQVLPTVEDLTGRRVEVPPQAGDYPLGAWGEESRDYHVCVELPPGEVGKVLRAVWVKLVVPGAPGEEARVLATGNVLAEWTDDEARSTRINDRVAHYTGQAELAAEIQQGLEARDRGDEDTATARLGRAVVLADEAGNEEITSLLRKVVDVIDPATGTVRLKKDVDKGDEMELNTRSTKTVRTRKDETVNNRGQKG